The proteins below come from a single Pleuronectes platessa chromosome 3, fPlePla1.1, whole genome shotgun sequence genomic window:
- the LOC128436950 gene encoding uncharacterized protein LOC128436950 isoform X1, with translation MSVTAAASGFVVLLLTVTVVQCENGWDVSYTSTEICAFRGSTVDITCTYTYPSTFNNHDTTVQETFWFIKESNGIHVDLRTDPEYSGRVENLCGNNKCTLRISNLRESDSAVYKFRFTTKQPTGSLTGSAGVTLSVTDLHVQVRASVKYYSYNRAELRCQSSCRLPDHLNYVWYKNQQKMKEGESYSDYFYPADRVSCAVKGHEDFHSPSM, from the exons atgagtgtaactgcagcagccagtggatttgttgtccttcttctcactgtgacag tggtacagtgtgagaatggctgggatgtgagttacacttctactgagatctgtgccttcagaggatcaacagtggacattacctgtacctacacatacccatccacatttaataaccatgatactacagttcaggaaactttctggttcattaaagagagtaatgggattcacgttgatctaaggactgatccggagtattcaggtcgtgtggagaatctctgtggaaacaacaagtgcactctgagaatctctaacctgagagagagcgactcagctgtgtacaagttcaggttcacaacaaagcaacctactgggagtttaactggttcagctggagtcactctgtctgtcacag atttgcatgtgcaggtgagagCATCGGtgaagtattactcttataaccgggcagagctcaggtgtcagagcagttgtcgtcttcctgatcatctgaactacgtctggtacaagaatcaacagaagatgaaggaaggagAATCTTATTCAGATTATTTTTATCCTGCAGacagagtttcctgtgctgttaaaggacACGAGGATTTCCACTCTCCttcaatgt ga
- the LOC128436950 gene encoding uncharacterized protein LOC128436950 isoform X2, translating into MSVTAAASGFVVLLLTVTVVQCENGWDVSYTSTEICAFRGSTVDITCTYTYPSTFNNHDTTVQETFWFIKESNGIHVDLRTDPEYSGRVENLCGNNKCTLRISNLRESDSAVYKFRFTTKQPTGSLTGSAGVTLSVTDLHVQTEFPVLLKDTRISTLLQCEELEIAGCG; encoded by the exons atgagtgtaactgcagcagccagtggatttgttgtccttcttctcactgtgacag tggtacagtgtgagaatggctgggatgtgagttacacttctactgagatctgtgccttcagaggatcaacagtggacattacctgtacctacacatacccatccacatttaataaccatgatactacagttcaggaaactttctggttcattaaagagagtaatgggattcacgttgatctaaggactgatccggagtattcaggtcgtgtggagaatctctgtggaaacaacaagtgcactctgagaatctctaacctgagagagagcgactcagctgtgtacaagttcaggttcacaacaaagcaacctactgggagtttaactggttcagctggagtcactctgtctgtcacag atttgcatgtgcag acagagtttcctgtgctgttaaaggacACGAGGATTTCCACTCTCCttcaatgt gaggagctggagattgCAGGCTGTGGTTAA